From the Solanum lycopersicum chromosome 10, SLM_r2.1 genome, one window contains:
- the LOC138338821 gene encoding secreted RxLR effector protein 161-like, translating to MDIVFSVGMCARFQSAPKESHLKAAKRILRNLKGTQDLVLFYLTGDSLDPISYVDVDYAGFLIDRKSTSGMEHLLGSSQKSWGTKKQNSVALSTAEVEYVVVTSCCAQLLWIKKQLEDFGMLNFCRLRSNLKTLVFSQTQFL from the coding sequence ATGGACATAGTCTTCAGTGTAGGGATGTGTGCAAGGTTTCAATCTGCCCCAAAGGAGTCACATCTAAAGGCTGCTAAAAGAATACTGAGAAACCTGAAAGGAACCCAGGACCTCGTCTTATTTTATCTAACAGGTGACTCACTTGATCCAATTagttatgttgatgttgactATGCAGGTTTTCTTATTGATCGAAAGAGTACATCAGGCATGGAACATTTGCTTGGATCATCACAAAAATCTTGGGGGACAAAGAAGCAGAATTCAGTTGCATTGTCTACTGCAGAGGTAGAATATGTAGTTGTTACTTCATGTTGTGCTCAACTTCTGTGGATTAAGAAGCAATTGGAGGATTTTGGTATGCTCAACTTCTGTAGATTAAGAAGCAACTTGAAGACTTTGGTGTTCTCACAGACACAATTCCTCTAA